A region of Leclercia adecarboxylata DNA encodes the following proteins:
- a CDS encoding metal-dependent hydrolase gives MFLVDSHCHLDGLDYQSLHKNVDDVLEKAAARDVKFCLAVATTLPGYRTMRELVGVRDNVVFSCGVHPLNQDEAYDVEDLRRLAAEEGVVAMGETGLDYFYTPETKDRQQTSFRDHIRIGRELNKPVIVHTRDARADTLAILKEEKVTDCGGVLHCFTEDRETAGKLLDLGFYISFSGIVTFRNAEQLRDAARYVPLDRLLVETDSPYLAPVPHRGKENQPAMVRDVAEYMAVLKGVDVEELARITTHNFASLFHIDSSRLQSA, from the coding sequence ATGTTTTTAGTCGACTCACACTGCCATCTCGATGGCCTGGATTATCAATCCCTGCATAAAAACGTCGATGACGTGCTGGAAAAAGCGGCCGCCCGCGATGTGAAATTTTGTCTGGCGGTCGCCACGACGTTGCCCGGCTATCGCACCATGCGCGAACTGGTGGGCGTGCGTGACAACGTGGTTTTCTCCTGCGGCGTGCATCCCCTGAACCAGGATGAAGCCTATGACGTCGAGGATTTACGCCGTCTGGCGGCGGAAGAGGGCGTGGTGGCGATGGGCGAAACCGGGCTGGATTATTTTTACACCCCGGAAACGAAAGACCGCCAGCAGACGTCCTTCCGCGACCATATCCGCATTGGCCGGGAGCTGAACAAGCCGGTGATTGTCCATACCCGCGATGCCCGGGCCGATACGCTGGCGATCCTGAAAGAAGAAAAGGTGACGGATTGTGGTGGCGTACTACACTGTTTCACAGAAGACAGAGAAACAGCGGGCAAGCTGCTGGATCTGGGTTTTTATATCTCGTTTTCCGGGATCGTAACGTTCCGTAACGCCGAGCAGCTTCGTGACGCTGCGCGGTACGTGCCGCTCGATCGCCTGCTGGTGGAAACAGATTCCCCTTATCTGGCACCGGTGCCGCATCGCGGTAAAGAGAACCAACCCGCGATGGTACGGGATGTGGCCGAGTACATGGCCGTTTTGAAAGGCGTCGACGTTGAAGAACTGGCACGCATTACCACCCACAACTTCGCCAGTCTGTTTCACATCGATTCCTCCCGCCTGCAATCTGCCTGA
- the ptsG gene encoding PTS glucose transporter subunit IIBC produces the protein MFKNAFANLQKVGKSLMLPVSVLPIAGILLGVGSANFSWLPAVVSHVMAEAGGSVFGNMPLIFAIGVALGFTNNDGVSALASVVAYGIMVKTMAVVAPLVLHLPPEEIAAKHLADTGVLGGIISGAIAAYMFNRFYRIKLPEYLGFFAGKRFVPIISGLAAIFTGVILSFIWPPIGSAIQTFSQWAAYQNPVLAFGIYGFIERCLVPFGLHHIWNVPFQMQIGEFTNAAGQVFHGDIPRYMAGDPTAGKLSGGFLFKMYGLPAAAIAIWHSAKPENRAKVGGIMISAALTSFLTGITEPIEFSFMFVAPILYVIHAILAGLAFPICILLGMRDGTSFSHGLIDFIVLSGNSSKLWLFPIVGAGYAVLYYTIFRVLIKALDLKTPGREDATEDSKAGATSEMAPALVAAFGGKENITNLDACITRLRVSVADVAKVDQPGLKKLGAAGVVVAGSGVQAIFGTKSDNLKTEMDEYIRGN, from the coding sequence ATGTTTAAGAATGCATTTGCTAACCTGCAGAAGGTCGGTAAATCGCTGATGCTGCCGGTATCCGTACTGCCTATCGCAGGTATCCTGCTGGGCGTCGGTTCTGCAAACTTCAGCTGGCTGCCAGCCGTAGTTTCCCACGTGATGGCCGAAGCAGGCGGTTCTGTTTTCGGTAACATGCCACTGATCTTCGCTATCGGCGTTGCGCTTGGCTTCACTAATAACGACGGCGTATCTGCGCTGGCCTCTGTTGTTGCCTACGGCATCATGGTTAAAACCATGGCTGTGGTTGCACCTCTGGTGCTGCACTTGCCACCGGAAGAGATCGCAGCAAAACACCTGGCTGACACCGGTGTTCTGGGCGGTATCATCTCGGGTGCTATTGCGGCGTATATGTTTAACCGCTTCTATCGCATCAAGCTCCCTGAATATCTGGGCTTCTTTGCTGGTAAGCGTTTTGTTCCAATCATCTCTGGTCTGGCGGCGATCTTCACTGGTGTGATCCTCTCCTTCATCTGGCCACCAATTGGTTCCGCTATCCAGACCTTCTCTCAGTGGGCTGCTTACCAGAACCCGGTACTGGCGTTCGGTATCTATGGCTTCATCGAGCGTTGCCTGGTGCCGTTTGGTCTGCACCATATCTGGAACGTTCCTTTCCAGATGCAGATCGGCGAATTCACCAACGCGGCGGGCCAGGTATTCCACGGCGATATCCCACGCTACATGGCAGGTGACCCAACTGCAGGCAAACTGTCTGGCGGCTTCCTGTTCAAAATGTACGGCCTGCCGGCTGCTGCGATTGCAATCTGGCACTCTGCTAAACCAGAGAACCGTGCAAAAGTGGGCGGTATCATGATCTCCGCAGCGCTGACCTCGTTCCTGACCGGTATCACCGAGCCGATCGAGTTCTCCTTCATGTTCGTTGCGCCGATCCTGTACGTTATCCACGCGATTCTGGCTGGCCTGGCGTTCCCAATCTGTATCCTGCTGGGTATGCGTGACGGTACGTCCTTCTCACACGGTCTGATCGACTTCATCGTACTGTCCGGTAACAGCAGCAAACTGTGGCTGTTCCCAATCGTTGGTGCGGGCTACGCGGTGCTGTACTACACCATCTTCCGCGTGCTGATCAAAGCACTGGACCTGAAAACACCAGGTCGTGAAGATGCAACAGAAGACAGCAAAGCGGGTGCGACCAGCGAAATGGCTCCAGCACTGGTTGCAGCCTTCGGCGGTAAAGAGAACATCACTAACCTGGACGCATGTATCACTCGTCTGCGTGTTAGCGTTGCCGATGTCGCGAAAGTTGACCAGCCAGGTCTGAAAAAACTGGGCGCAGCTGGTGTAGTTGTTGCAGGTTCCGGTGTACAGGCTATCTTCGGTACTAAATCCGATAACCTGAAAACCGAAATGGATGAGTACATCCGCGGCAACTAA